One window of Carassius auratus strain Wakin chromosome 17, ASM336829v1, whole genome shotgun sequence genomic DNA carries:
- the LOC113116896 gene encoding extracellular calcium-sensing receptor-like encodes MSVFLYTLLIFQLHAKAENPLCRMMGESKYPLLSKDGDVNIGALFSVHSIEILPSFKYTQKPQALSCSSVSLRDFRMAQTMIFAIEEINRSQSLLPNVSVGYRIYDTCGSRLSSMSATMALMNGPEFTAGDRCNGQSPIHAIIGETESSATVILSRTTGPFKIPVISPSATCECLSNRKDYPSFFRTIASDYHQSRALAYIVKHFGWSWVGAVNSDNDYGNNGMTIFLNTAQEEGICVEYSVKFYRTEPDKLQKVVETIKKSTAKVIVAFLTSSEMYNLLEQLSIQNISGIQMIGVEGWITAKNLLTPNCFHVLGGSLGFAVRKNDIEGFADYVIKAFWKTVIPCSQTEGNSSEYAINCNTYQDLLLLKNYNEDVPEQRYSSNVYKAVYAVVHSLHSLLKCKEQAGCKKGLTIQPQQVVEALKKVNFIIKMGDHVWFDGTGATIAQYEVVNWQKDSNGSIKFKAVGYYDASLPPHQRFVLNTENITWAGGQIEKPRSVCSESCPPGTRKASQKGRPVCCYDCIPCAEGEISNETDSNNCKQCPGEYWSNAEKNKCVLKAVEFLSFTEVMGIVLVFFSLFGAGITVLIAILFYSKKDTPIVKANNSELSFLLLFSLALCFLCSLTFIGRPTEWSCMLRHTAFGITFVLCISCVLGKTIVVLMAFKATLPGSNIMKWFGPAQQRLSVLAFTLIQVLICVLWLKMSPPFPYKNLKYYNEKIVLECSLGSTVGFWAVLGYIGLLAILCFILAFLARKLPDKFNEAKFITFSMLIFCAVWITFIPSYVSPPGKFTVAVEIFAILASSFGLLFCIFVPKCYIILCKPEQNTKQHLMGKGSI; translated from the exons ATGTCTGTCTTTCTTTACACACTGCTTATCTTTCAACTACATGCAAAGGCAGAAAATCCTCTTTGCCGAATGATGGGAGAATCTAAGTACCCACTATTATCCAAGGATGGAGACGTAAATATTGGAGCATTATTTTCAGTCCACAGCATAGAGATATTACCTTCATTTAAGTATACACAAAAACCTCAGGCTCTATCATGCTCAAG TGTGAGTCTTAGAGATTTTCGAATGGCTCAGACCATGATTTTTGCCATTGAGGAGATTAACAGAAGTCAAAGTTTGTTACCCAATGTTTCTGTTGGCTACCGAATTTATGATACCTGTGGTTCAAGACTGTCTTCTATGAGTGCAACCATGGCACTGATGAATGGTCCAGAGTTTACAGCAGGAGATAGATGCAATGGACAGTCTCCAATACATGCTATAATAGGAGAAACAGAGTCTTCTGCAACAGTGATTTTGTCCAGAACCACAGGACCTTTTAAAATTCCTGTG ATAAGTCCCTCAGCCACATGTGAATGTCTCAGTAATAGGAAAGATTATCCCTCTTTCTTCAGGACAATTGCTAGTGATTACCACCAGAGCAGAGCACTTGCATACATAGTCAAGCACTTTGGCTGGTCTTGGGTGGGAGCTGTGAACAGTGACAATGACTATGGAAACAATGGGATGACAATATTTCTGAATACAGCCCAGGAGGAGGGAATTTGTGTGGAGTACTCAGTAAAATTCTACCGAACAGAGCCTGACAAACTCCAAAAAGTGGTAGAGACAATTAAAAAAAGCACTGCAAAAGTGATTGTTGCATTTCTTACCAGTTCTGAAATGTACAATCTACTTGAGCAGCTAAGTATTCAGAACATTTCCGGCATCCAAATGATTGGAGTGGAAGGATGGATAACTGCAAAGAATTTGCTCACTCCAAACTGTTTTCATGTGCTGGGAGGGTCACTGGGGTTTGCAGTAAGAAAAAATGATATTGAAGGTTTTGCAGATTATGTTATAAAGGCATTCTGGAAGACAGTTATTCCATGTTCACAGACTGAGGGAAATTCTTCTGAGTATGCAATAAACTGCAACACTTATCAGGATCTACTATTGCTGAAAAACTATAATGAAGATGTGCCTGAACAAAGATATTCAAGTAATGTCTACAAAGCAGTTTATGCTGTGGTGCATTCATTGCATAGCCTACTCAAGTGCAAAGAACAAGCAGGTTGTAAAAAAGGCCTGACAATACAACCACAGcag GTTGTTGAGGCTCTTAAAAAGGTaaatttcattataaaaatgggagatcATGTGTGGTTTGACGGTACTGGCGCCACAATAGCCCAATATGAAGTTGTAAACTGGCAGAAGGACTCAAATGGATCTATCAAATTTAAAGCAGTGGGTTACTATGATGCCTCACTGCCCCCACACCAGCGCTTTGTGCTCAACACTGAAAACATAACCTGGGCTGGGGGACAAATTGAG aaGCCAAGGTCTGTGTGCAGTGAGAGTTGTCCTCCAGGCACTAGGAAGGCTTCGCAGAAAGGAAGACCTGTCTGCTGTTATGACTGTATTCCATGTGCAGAAGGAGAAATCAGTAATGAGACAG ATTCAAATAACTGCAAGCAGTGTCCAGGTGAATACTGGTCTAATgctgagaaaaataaatgtgtcttAAAAGCTGTAGAATTTCTCTCATTCACAGAAGTTATGGGTATAGTGCTAGTATTTTTCTCACTTTTTGGAGCAGGAATAACTGTCCTGATAGCCATCCTGTTTTACAGTAAGAAGGACACCCCCATAGTTAAAGCCAACAACTCAGAGCTGAGCTTTCTGCTGCTCTTCTCATTGGCTCTTTGTTTTCTCTGTTCACTTACTTTCATCGGCCGTCCAACAGAGTGGTCCTGTATGTTGCGTCACACAGCATTTGggatcacttttgtcctctgtatctcctgtgttctGGGGAAAACAATAGTGGTGTTAATGGCCTTCAAGGCTACTCTTCCAGGAAGTAATATCATGAAATGGTTTGGGCCTGCACAACAGCGACTTTCTGTTCTTGCATTTACACTAATACAGGTTCTTATCTGTGTGCTTTGGCTAAAAATGTCACCTCCATTTCCAtacaaaaatttgaaatattataatgaaaagaTTGTTCTTGAGTGCAGTCTGGGTTCTACAGTAGGTTTCTGGGCTGTGTTGGGCTATATTGGCCTTCTGGCTATCTTGTGTTTCATTCTGGCTTTTCTGGCTCGCAAGCTGCCTGATAAGTTCAATGAAGCCAAATTCATCACATTCAGTATGCTTATATTCTGTgctgtatggatcacatttatTCCATCTTATGTCAGTCCTCCTGGAAAGTTCACTGTAGCTGTGGAGATATTTGCCATTTTAGCCTCAAGCTTTGGTTTACTATTTTGCATATTTGTACCTAAATGTTACATCATTCTGTGTAAGCCTGAACAAAATACAAAGCAACATCTGATGGGAAAAGGTTCCATATAA